The Cloeon dipterum chromosome 3, ieCloDipt1.1, whole genome shotgun sequence genome includes a region encoding these proteins:
- the LOC135940166 gene encoding popeye domain-containing protein 3-like isoform X2, translating into MTTPLEANVTLGTAEDPSNFTALPPVPHVSTGGLSWCNEWKDPQHVLFQLANVCFMISYLAPSSRHGILFMHATLILGFLLFCTWSWNIICAADIFTWNLAFIFFNAGQLLSIIYQMRPVKFDAELEDVYLTLFYPFKVSRSTFKRMVHSEFAQIMSLHAGEAYAMQNLTKTDRLGLLISGKINVLSDQQFLHHILPCEFLDSPEFESSKANTEDKFKVSIVAATSCRYIYWMRTALEYLFVKEPYLATVLQTLIARDITTKLYTMNTKLMTARGSHLDIRLPSISSAAFGSMAAGDYKDPPRSIKHNIFAETPFAGNIPIQKDTTGLLLPNGRLQMEPLRELPSTDDLASGVQSWLDTNSKYHGHHTPDHNF; encoded by the exons TTCCACATGTGAGCACCGGAGGACTGAGCTGGTGCAATGAGTGGAAAGACCCCCAGCACGTCCTTTTCCAGCTGGCCAACGTGTGTTTCATGATTTCCTATTTGGCGCCCAGCTCGCGGCACGGCATTCTCTTCATGCATGCAACTCTCATTTTAG GTTTCTTGCTCTTCTGTACGTGGTCGTGGAACATAATCTGCGCAGCGGACATTTTCACCTGGAATCTGGCTTTCATCTTTTTCAACGCCGGCCAACTGCTGTCGATCATTTATCAAATGCGGCCGGTCAAGTTCGACGCGGAGCTCGAGGACGTTTATCTCACCCTCTTCTACCCCTTCAAG GTGTCGCGGTCGACGTTCAAACGGATGGTCCACAGTGAATTCGCTCAGATCATGTCTCTGCACGCCGGCGAGGCGTACGCTATGCAAAATCTGACCAAGACTGACCGTCTGGGTCTGCTAATATCAGGCAAA atAAACGTTCTGTCAGACCAGCAATTCCTGCATCATATATTGCCGTGTGAATTCCTTGACTCACCCGAGTTTGAATCAAGCAAGGCGAACACGGAGGACAAATTCAAG GTTTCAATAGTGGCAGCCACATCGTGCCGCTACATTTATTGGATGCGCACCGCTCTCGAATATTTGTTCGTTAAGGAGCCGTACTTGGCCACCGTGCTGCAGACGCTGATTGCGCGTGACATCACAACCAAGCTGTACACCATGAACACGAAG CTCATGACTGCTAGGGGTTCGCACTTGGACATCAGGCTTCCAAGCATCAGCTCCGCAGCTTTTGGATCCATGGCAGCTGGCGATTACAAAGACCCACCACGAAGCATCAAGCACAACATCTTTGCGGAAACTC CGTTTGCTGGCAACATCCCGATCCAGAAGGACACAACCGGTCTGCTGCTGCCGAACGGCAGGTTGCAGATGGAGCCGTTGCGCGAGCTACCCTCAACAGATGATTTGGCGTCGGGCGTGCAGAGCTGGCTGGACACCAACTCCAAGTACCACGGCCACCACACGCCTGACCACAACTTCTAG
- the LOC135940876 gene encoding uncharacterized protein LOC135940876 — MYPSDAEKQKNLQEFLKKKENRLRYGTTSYKAFNQGANTQRLSPPCVATNSSSSRLVVNERPKTTLSTKTMVTAKRESDLVDPDTVQPKELEIGQEKTEEFDNTVARCNLPEKDNYRVALETLRSELGKMVTMRENERLYSITEQSEMTQSLALGKNAQTLTETQAKDLTLWAKVSQYTKTVIISAVLVVASVALATFDADTWEWLLDAISTVEYIDFFSEND, encoded by the exons ATGTACCCCAGTGACGctgaaaagcagaaaaatttacaagagTTTTTGAAGAAGAAGGAGAATCGGTTGCGGTATGGAACCACCAGCTACAAGGCATTCAATCAGGGTGCAAATACTCAGCGTCTCTCGCCTCCCTGCGTGGCTACGAACAGTTCCTCCTCAAGGTTAGTTGTCAACGAGAGGCCAAAGACCACACTGTCGACTAAGACGATGGTGACCGCAAAGAGAGAATCGGACCTGGTCGACCCAGATACTGTTCAACCTAAAGAACTAGAAATTGGACAGGAAAAG ACTGAAGAATTTGACAATACAGTGGCCAGATGCAACCTACCGGAAAAAGATAATTACCGGGTCGCCCTGGAAACTCTGCGTTCAGAGCTGGGCAAAATGGTCACAATGCGTGAGAACGAGCGCCTCTACAGCATAACAGAGCAGTCAGAAATGACGCAGTCGCTGGCTTTGGGGAAAAATGCTCAGACACTGACGGAAACTCAAGCTAAAGACCTTACGCTTTGGGCTAAAGTCTCTCAGTACACCAAAACTGTCATCATTTCGGCGGTGCTCGTTGTCGCTAGCGTTGCGCTGGCCACCTTTGACGCTGACACTTGGGAGTGGCTGCTCGACGCCATATCCACGGTCGAGTACATCGACTTCTTCTCAGAGAATGACTGA
- the LOC135939525 gene encoding blood vessel epicardial substance-like, whose protein sequence is MGSQALDEHLSGVDMQDAASTHPSSSAPNATALESTLAGTDSSGSSASFGPTVSSPAAGTSPLILAQTRNVSAASVASTTSQPPVTDFPWTAGDEALFLLLLNTSGGLVGSVGPALTAAGNSTALKLCSDWEPAQHNLFQAANLFFAVAFLVPRSFKQSILVLRTSLAVGFCVSAFWAALTLCAADMVAWSAFLSIVNAAHAMRLAVQVLPPRLSPDLLELYERQFGPHKVEKHHFKEMTREGRLLTLEPGDTYAIEDITPANDRLSVLLRGKLRVTCDQTYLHFINPQQFVDSPEWEAARVGPNHVFQVTITAEEESVCLCWSKPKLENVFRLRPLLEVLMVNLIGKDITQKLYAMNEHLLSAANAVAEQQAAMAAAARLKQQELQASLPWHEKRPPSTSSENMFLARSLSVDAVHTGSRGHVRSLAWRTRQQRINSLYSDNSQPSVAVAPGVVIFPMQNRASPIRKANHFPENSPFVNQFKRKPTPAWVKPPPVHTDSFSYSPSSAQASSSRGPSFFTYPAIQQPLAASGLLVEPPIGVTPSPIVAAMAASVGGLLRLPPHAPPPASPGRKEVSFVEESEV, encoded by the exons ATGGGCTCGCAGGCCCTCGACGAGCACCTCAGCGGGGTTGACATGCAAGACGCGGCTTCGACCCACCCCTCGTCGTCAGCCCCGAATGCCACCGCCCTGGAGTCGACTCTCGCAGGCACCGATTCCTCAGGCTCGTCCGCCTCGTTCGGCCCCACGGTGTCCAGTCCGGCGGCGGGCACCTCGCCGCTCATCCTCGCTCAGACGCGCAACGTGTCCGCCGCTTCTGTCGCCTCGACCACCTCACAACCGCCAGTAACAG ACTTTCCATGGACCGCCGGAGACGAGGCCCTCTTCCTGCTGCTCTTGAACACGAGCGGCGGCCTGGTCGGCAGCGTAGGCCCTGCCTTGACTGCTGCCGGCAATTCCACAGCCCTCAAACTGTGCTCTGATTGGGAACCAGCGCAGCACAATCTCTTCCAAGCAGCTAATTTGTTCTTTGCCGTGGCCTTTCTCGTCCCCAGATCCTTCAA GCAAAGCATTTTGGTGCTGCGAACATCACTGGCCGTGGGATTCTGCGTGAGCGCCTTTTGGGCGGCGTTGACGCTCTGCGCGGCGGACATGGTCGCGTGGAGCGCCTTTCTCAGCATCGTCAACGCTGCTCACGCGATGAGACTCGCCGTCCAGGTTCTGCCGCCGCGACTGTCGCCAGACCTTCTCGAGCTCTACGAGCGACAGTTTGGACCTCACAAAGTGGAGAAGCACCATTTTAAG gaAATGACGAGAGAAGGCAGACTGCTAACCCTCGAGCCAGGTGACACCTATGCAATTGAAGACATAACGCCTGCCAACGACCGTCTTTCAGTGCTCTTAAGGGGCAA ATTAAGAGTGACATGTGATCAAACGTACCTACACTTCATCAATCCACAACAATTTGTAGATTCACCCGAATGGGAGGCTGCCAGAGTTGGCCCTAATCATGTGTTCCAG GTCACAATTACTGCTGAAGAGGAGAGCGTTTGTTTGTGCTGGTCGAAGCCTAAACTAGAGAACGTATTCAGACTGCGGCCCCTGTTAGAGGTTTTGATGGTTAACCTTATAG GCAAAGATATAACGCAGAAACTGTACGCAATGAACGAGCACCTGCTAAGTGCGGCCAACGCGGTGGCCGAACAGCAAGCTGCAATGGCGGCTGCCGCCAGGCTGAAGCAGCAGGAGTTACAGGCTAGTCTGCCGTGGCATGAAAAGCGGCCACCGTCGACCAGCTCGGAAAACATGTTCCTCGCCCGCAGCCTCAGCGTGGACGCCGTTCATACAGGATCCAGGGGACACGTCCGATCTCTAGCCTGGAGAACGAGGCAGCAGCGGATAAATTCGTTGTACTCTGATA ATTCTCAACCAAGTGTGGCTGTAGCGCCTGGGGTAGTAATTTTCCCCATGCAGAATCGGGCGAGTCCCATACGCAAAGCCAACCACTTTCCAGAGAATTCACCCTTCGTCAATCAATTCAAGAGAAAACCTACTCCCGCCTGGGTCAAGCCACCTCCTGTGCACACCGACTCCTTTTCTTATTCCCCTTCTTCAGCTCAAG CAAGTTCTAGTCGTGGACCATCTTTTTTCACCTACCCAGCGATTCAGCAGCCGCTGGCCGCGAGTGGCCTGTTGGTGGAGCCGCCGATCGGAGTGACGCCGTCGCCCATCGTGGCCGCCATGGCCGCCAGCGTCGGCGGCCTGCTCAGACTGCCGCCCCACGCGCCGCCCCCGGCCTCCCCCGGACGCAAGGAGGTGAGCTTCGTGGAGGAGTCGGAAGTCTGA
- the LOC135940166 gene encoding popeye domain-containing protein 3-like isoform X1: MTTPLEANVTLGTAEDPSNFTALPPVVPHVSTGGLSWCNEWKDPQHVLFQLANVCFMISYLAPSSRHGILFMHATLILGFLLFCTWSWNIICAADIFTWNLAFIFFNAGQLLSIIYQMRPVKFDAELEDVYLTLFYPFKVSRSTFKRMVHSEFAQIMSLHAGEAYAMQNLTKTDRLGLLISGKINVLSDQQFLHHILPCEFLDSPEFESSKANTEDKFKVSIVAATSCRYIYWMRTALEYLFVKEPYLATVLQTLIARDITTKLYTMNTKLMTARGSHLDIRLPSISSAAFGSMAAGDYKDPPRSIKHNIFAETPFAGNIPIQKDTTGLLLPNGRLQMEPLRELPSTDDLASGVQSWLDTNSKYHGHHTPDHNF; the protein is encoded by the exons TAGTTCCACATGTGAGCACCGGAGGACTGAGCTGGTGCAATGAGTGGAAAGACCCCCAGCACGTCCTTTTCCAGCTGGCCAACGTGTGTTTCATGATTTCCTATTTGGCGCCCAGCTCGCGGCACGGCATTCTCTTCATGCATGCAACTCTCATTTTAG GTTTCTTGCTCTTCTGTACGTGGTCGTGGAACATAATCTGCGCAGCGGACATTTTCACCTGGAATCTGGCTTTCATCTTTTTCAACGCCGGCCAACTGCTGTCGATCATTTATCAAATGCGGCCGGTCAAGTTCGACGCGGAGCTCGAGGACGTTTATCTCACCCTCTTCTACCCCTTCAAG GTGTCGCGGTCGACGTTCAAACGGATGGTCCACAGTGAATTCGCTCAGATCATGTCTCTGCACGCCGGCGAGGCGTACGCTATGCAAAATCTGACCAAGACTGACCGTCTGGGTCTGCTAATATCAGGCAAA atAAACGTTCTGTCAGACCAGCAATTCCTGCATCATATATTGCCGTGTGAATTCCTTGACTCACCCGAGTTTGAATCAAGCAAGGCGAACACGGAGGACAAATTCAAG GTTTCAATAGTGGCAGCCACATCGTGCCGCTACATTTATTGGATGCGCACCGCTCTCGAATATTTGTTCGTTAAGGAGCCGTACTTGGCCACCGTGCTGCAGACGCTGATTGCGCGTGACATCACAACCAAGCTGTACACCATGAACACGAAG CTCATGACTGCTAGGGGTTCGCACTTGGACATCAGGCTTCCAAGCATCAGCTCCGCAGCTTTTGGATCCATGGCAGCTGGCGATTACAAAGACCCACCACGAAGCATCAAGCACAACATCTTTGCGGAAACTC CGTTTGCTGGCAACATCCCGATCCAGAAGGACACAACCGGTCTGCTGCTGCCGAACGGCAGGTTGCAGATGGAGCCGTTGCGCGAGCTACCCTCAACAGATGATTTGGCGTCGGGCGTGCAGAGCTGGCTGGACACCAACTCCAAGTACCACGGCCACCACACGCCTGACCACAACTTCTAG